GGCCTGCTCAACCCGATGATCGCCGGCGCGGCGATGGCGTTCTCGTCGGTCTTCGTCGTCACCAACAGCCTGCGGCTGCGCCGCTTCCGCTGACGGGCGGCCGCGAGCCGGGTCCGTCAGAGGCGCGGTCGAGGCCGCGGCCCCGGCACGGTGATCGGTCCCGGGATCCGGTCCAGCACCCAGTCCACGCTCACCCCGAGCGCATCCGCGACCAGCCCGAGCCGCCACGCATCCAACCCCTGCGACCCGCGCTCGATCGCGCTCACGAAGTTCCGGCTCACCCGCGCC
This is a stretch of genomic DNA from Mycobacteriales bacterium. It encodes these proteins:
- a CDS encoding helix-turn-helix transcriptional regulator; its protein translation is GRVRDEREFREVVGRRVRLQRQWLRMGQQQVADAARVSRNFVSAIERGSQGLDAWRLGLVADALGVSVDWVLDRIPGPITVPGPRPRPRL